Proteins co-encoded in one Clarias gariepinus isolate MV-2021 ecotype Netherlands chromosome 13, CGAR_prim_01v2, whole genome shotgun sequence genomic window:
- the LOC128535393 gene encoding platelet-activating factor receptor-like yields the protein MPSTVTPVSELTTENSQNNTFLDSEFRYTLFPAFYGVVFIIGLVANAYVLYVLRQMRGSRSMNEMRIYMTNLTVADLLFVCVLPLWISYYSHHGDWIYPDALCRISGTLFFINTYGSVLFLAVISVNRYWAVTRPLVAASTDCWRRGVITSVIIWAITLAVAAYHLATPGVQKDKHGGVSRCLEGYHNSDPKSKLPVVITNFIIIGLFFTVFLLVVLCNVLIACALLAQPVSQPRPSTGRRPLGTKRRALRMLCAVVGVFVICFVPHHVVQGPWTLAVLKMTDWSEETQQYLNDAHQVTLLLMGLNCILDPIVYCFSTRKFRLYIKGHLKKVKQGKNCSHHTSTTGLSMKIRNQSEDLSIFEQKE from the coding sequence aTGCCTTCAACAGTGACTCCTGTCAGTGAGTTGACTACAGAGAATTCCCAAAATAACACTTTCCTGGACTCAGAATTCCGCTACACACTCTTCCCCGCTTTCTACGGTGTGGTGTTTATAATCGGGCTTGTAGCCAATGCATACGTGCTCTATGTCCTGCGTCAAATGCGAGGCTCCAGGTCCATGAATGAGATGCGCATCTACATGACCAACCTGACCGTGGCGGACCTGCTCTTCGTCTGTGTGCTTCCTCTTTGGATTAGCTATTATAGTCATCATGGTGACTGGATCTACCCAGATGCTCTGTGTCGCATTAGCGGCACGCTCTTCTTCATCAACACCTACGGCTCTGTCCTCTTCCTCGCCGTCATCAGCGTCAATCGCTACTGGGCCGTGACTCGGCCACTGGTGGCCGCTTCTACCGACTGCTGGAGACGCGGTGTTATTACCTCAGTGATCATCTGGGCCATCACCCTGGCAGTGGCCGCGTATCACCTTGCTACGCCTGGCGTCCAGAAAGACAAGCATGGAGGTGTCTCACGATGCTTAGAGGGCTACCATAACAGTGACCCCAAATCCAAGCTTCCTGTCGTCATTACTAACTTCATCATCATCGGCCTGTTTTTTACAGTCTTCCTCCTCGTGGTTTTGTGCAACGTCCTCATCGCTTGCGCCCTCCTGGCACAGCCCGTCAGTCAGCCCCGGCCCAGTACAGGAAGACGGCCCCTTGGTACCAAACGTCGCGCCTTGCGGATGCTCTGTGCGGTTGTAGGTGTGTTCGTAATTTGTTTCGTTCCTCATCACGTGGTTCAGGGACCCTGGACGCTAGCCGTCCTGAAGATGACCGACTGGAGTGAAGAAACCCAGCAGTATCTGAACGACGCCCACCAAGTCACACTGCTTCTTATGGGGTTGAACTGCATCCTGGACCCAATCGTGTACTGCTTTTCAACCAGGAAGTTCCGCTTGTACATCAAAGGGCACTTGAAGAAAGTAAAGCAGGGGAAAAACTGCTCCCATCACACCAGCACCACCGGGCTGTCCATGAAAATCAGGAATCAGAGTGAAGACTTGAGCATCTTTGAACAGAAGGAGTAG